The Syntrophorhabdaceae bacterium genome includes the window CGTGAGGGCCCCGTACACAAACATATGCAGGAAACCTGCGATGGAGGGAACAATAATCTTCATCTCAGGAAGAAAGGCGCTCGCGGCAAGACTGGTCCTCTCAAGCGTGCTTGGATTCTTGTGCCCCTTCATTCTCCCCGCCAGCAAGAAGGAACACAGGGAAAGGCCCGCGCAGCTCAGAAAGAAAGTCGTGAAACCGTATCGGTTGATGAGAAACATGCCGGTGGGGGCAGCAATTGCCATGGCAAAATTGCTCGACAGCATAAAATAGGAGAGACCCTGACCCCGCTGTGCCGGAGGCGTGATGTTGACAATGTATGCGAGGGCGGCCGTATGACAGCAGGCGAAAGCAACCCCCTGGGAGAATCTCACCGCGAAAAGGGGCCAAAAGGGACGAAACAGTATGAAGGCAACATAGGTAAAAGCAAAAAGCACGGTGCCACACAGTATGACTCTTTTCTCAGAGTACCTCGTGAGAACTGCTCCGGCAAAAAACCGGGAGACAACCGCCGCTATCCCCATGATGCCGACTAATAGACCTACCTCCCTTTCGGTTGAGCCTAGCTTTGCAAAATAGATTGGAATGGCGGGGTAGATGGACTGAAAGGCAAGTTGAAAAACAAAGACTACAATAAACCCGAGAACGAAATTATGGGTGAATAAGCTTCTGCCGGTATGATGAGAAATCCTTTCCTCGTTGTCCATGGCACCTTAGTATCACATTCGGAAGAAGGAACTGTCAATGAGTTTGACCGGTGGCCATCGTCTGGTTCATTATTTACAGACAGTTGGTCTGATACTGGAAGAAGAGTTTCTAGCGAGGCTGATTCAACGAATAGATGGCAACCTGCCCTTCCATCTTCTTTATCACCTCACCTCTTTCCTCAAGATATCTCAGGTGGGCAAAGGCTTCCCCGGTGGCAAAGAACGACTGCGTAACAGGAAAGGAGTCCCATGAGTCGGCATCGACATTCCAGGTCATCCTGGAGGCGAGATCATAGACGTTACGGCTCCCTTCCCGCAAGATGGCAAGCACCTCATTATTGCGTTGGCGATGGTGTTCTTTGATGGCGGTGATTCTGCTTCGGGGGTTCACAAAAGGGTGCCTGTGTCCCGGCAGTACCGTATCGATATCCAGGGCGTAGATCTTATCGAGGCTTGCGAGATAGTCCGCCAGAGGGTCCTCGAAAGCGGACTTTCCCTGAATGCCGGGGGTGATATCCTTCAGTATATGGTCACCGGCGATGAGTATTTTTTTGTCCGGCTCATACAGGCACATATGCCCCTTGCTGTGGCCAGGCGTGTGTACGCACCTGAACCGGTATCCCCCCCTCTCGAACACGTCCCCATCGTTGACGATCCGGAAGGCAAGCGTAACCCCGGATTTGTGCTGACGTCCGGCATACGGGGGGAAAATCTTTTCAGGATCCTTGTTCGGGAAGGCGCTCATGTGGAGAAACGCCTCAATATCAAGGAGACGGGTCTTGCCTTGTAATCCGGAAATGATTTGAATTTCCGGCTCGCTGATGTGTACGACCGATCCTGGATGAACCAGTTGGTAAACAAGGCCGATGTGGTCGCCATGAGAATGGGTCACAAAGAAATCTGTTTTCTCAAGATCAACGTCAAGCTTTTTCACTGCTCGCTGCATGGCATCAAAACATCTCTCGTTGTACATGCCCGTGTCGATAATGAGATTACGCTCCCCGTCTCTGATAACATACGAGTTAACTACTTTCAGGACGCTGTCAGGAAGAGGGATTTCCGCCCGGTAAAAGTCCGCTGCAACTTCCTCAATCACATGTTCACCGTTCTTCTTCGTCTGCATTTTCTACCCTTTAAGAATTATCTCTTTTCACGTTCGACGTGGCGCTGACCGCTTAAAGAGCGGTCGAAAGGATTGTGCGATATTTGACGCCTTACGTCCTGCCAGTTATTATAAATCAACGGCACTCCCCACATCCAGGATAAAAGCGGGCTTGAGACAGGAGCGATGAGGTAGTTCCACGCGAGAGTAACATTGACTTTATGTGCCGTGCTGGTAAAATGGTGATTGGTAACCGAATATGACGAGAGCCCGTTCCAGACAGCTTCGCAAACGACATGAGCCTCGCAAGAATGGATGGCACAGCACCTGGTGGGGATTTGTTATCGTGATCCTTTTTGTAGCCTTGTTTGCGCTCAAAAGATGCCACATTTAGCCAGGGTCTTAACCGCTCTATCGGGGGGATGAGGTCAATGCTGCCCCGTTCAGGAGTTAAGCCCTGCTCCCCCGCATGCACGACCGAAAGATTTCATTGCAATGATGTTTCGAGAATTACCACTACGCGCAGGTGCCTACAGGGTGAGCTTCGATATGTGCGCGGCAATGGCCTCGACGACCTCAGGCCATGCCCCTCCATGAGGAAGATCGTGGCCCATGCCTTCGATAAGCAGTAGTCGTGCGTTGGGTATTGCCTGAACGGTATCTATCCCGCCCTCCACCGGCAAAAGCGGGTCGTCCGTACCGTGTACCACGAGGGTTGGTACGGTTACAGACGCAAGAGCTTTTCTCCTGTCGGGCTGAGAGCCGACAGCCAGGACCTGTCGCGCAGTCCCTTCAGGATAAAAAGAGCGGTCAAATGCTTTTCCAACGAGCATCCTTGTCCATGCCTCATCGAAGGCAAATCCGGGCCCTGCGAATGCTTTGAAGAGTGACACCATGTGGTCTATATGGGCTTCTCGTTCCCGTGGGGCCGGGGCAAAGAGAAGTTTCATCACTCGGGGATCTCCTGACGGAAGATCGGGATTACCGGTGGTGGAGTAAATTGAGATGAGGCTTAAGAGCCGTGAAGGGTGTCTAATCGCAATGGTCTGGGCGATCATCCCTCCCATGGAGGTGCCGCAGATATGGGCTCTCTCGATCTTTAAGGCGTCAAGGAGGCCCGCCGCATCGTCTGCCATATCGTCAAGGGTGTAGGCTCTCCCATCCTCGCATTTCGTAGAGAGACCGGCATCTCTGTTATCGAAACGTATGATGTAGTTGCCCTCTGCGGCAAGATCCTTCCAGAGGTCGTCTTCCCAATAGATCAACTGATCGCTCAGTCCTCCAACGAGCAGGAGAGGCCGGTGGGAAGAATTTCCGTATGTTTCATATTCGATATAGATACCGTTCGCGAATGCGCGAGACATCACATCTCCTTCAATCCGGGAGAGCCGGCTCTTACGGCCAGATGTTTCACCTGGGCCCTCAGGTTGAGCAGATACGGGACTTCGGGTTGTTTGATTCCTGTGTTTGTATCGTACTGCTCGGCCTTGATCTGCATTACCACTTTCTCTAAGGATCTATCTTCCTGCTCCAGCAGCTCATCCACCCGATCCTTGAACTCAATAGTTGCCTTGATGGACCGGTCGAAAAAGGTCCGGACTTCATCTCGCCCAACGAAAACAAGACGATGGCCCTGACAGAGTATCTCAGCAGGAAGTTCCGCGAGCCTCTTGAGGGACGAGAGGTAGAGGTCATAGTCGGTGAGAAACTGTACCACCACCGCATCGGTGCCATCCAGACATCCGCAGGCCTCGGAGGCAATGAGGGCCTTCTTCTCGGGGATGTAGAAGCTCATATGGTCCCTTGTGTGTCCAGGAGTGGCAAGTGCTTCAACGGTTACACCCCCGCCCAGATCTATGATCTCGCCGTCCTTCAGCTCCATGTCTATGGCGAAGGGCTGAAACTTCCTGTCTATCAGACGAGAGGCGTCAACCTCCGGAAAGGCTGCCACGATGGATTGGACCTCTTCATTGAGACTTTGAATCTGTTGCACGGCGTTCGGCCTTTGCAGGATCGTCTTTGAGTCGGGGGATGTGGCAAGCCTCATGGATGGAAACGCATCTTTCAAATAGGAAACCGCGCCACAATGGTCCCAGTGGACGTGCGAGATGAATGCGATCTGCGGTTCTTTCTTACCGAGCACGGAACGGATCGTATCGGCATAGAGACGACCGGCACATGTGATGCCGCCGTCGAAAAGCACGGGCGTCACCCCGTCAAAGAGTTCTACGGGATAGACACTGAGTCCACAGACGTAAAAGGAATTTTTTATGAGACCGGCTGTATGTATGATCAAATAGACATCTCCCATCTTTCAAATAATTTCAGGGCCAAGACATAATATATATAATGGAGGCTAACGATGCAAATCGGTGAGCAGGTCGCAGTATAGTGTGCTATTCTCCGATGATTTTGACGAGGACTCTTTTCTTGCGCCGGCCGTCGAACTCACCGTAGAAGATTTGTTCCCAGGGGCCGAAATCGAGCTCTCCTTTCGTGATAGCAACCACGACTTCCCTGCCCATGATCTGTCTTTTCAGATGACCGTCCGCGTTGTCCTCGCCGGTATTATGGCGATACTGCGAGACCGGATCGTGTGGTGCGAGTTTCTCAAGCCATACATCGAAATCGTGATGCAGACCCGATTCGTCATCATTAATGAAGACCGAGCTCGTAATGTGCATAGCGTTACAGAGGACGAGACCCTCTTTGATGCCGCTCTCATTGAGACACTCCTCGACCTCATGGGTAATATTGATAAAAGCTCTTCTTGTCGGCGTGTTGAACCAGAGTTCCTTGCGGTAGCTTCTCATCTAATCCTTCTCCATACATGCGTGATTGGCGTTCATGAATCTATTCTCACGCAACATGGGTCGGAATTCAAGGAAAAACCCGGCGCGTCAGTTGTTTTGGATAAGATCCTTGGCGGCGTAGGCTGCCCGCGTGAACTTACCCGGTAGGCGAGGCTTTAGCCGGGCGCAAAAATTCCGCGCGCCGCCTTCGCACCCACCGTACACGGTCAACAGGTTGTCAGGTGCTCAATCTCTCAGATCACTATGTCGAGGATAGACTTCAACACCTCGTTCTGCGTCTTCAAGGCCTGAATGTTGGCCTCGTACCCACGTTGCGCGATCATCATCTGAGGGAACTCCACTGCAAGATCCACATTGGAAGTCTCCCGGGTAACACCGTACTGCTCAATCAAGGCCCCGGACGTATTTGACGTCATGAGGTTCACCTTGGGCAGCTCCTTCTCATCATCCGTGATGGTTGCGATTTTGGCTTTGTAGCCGTCGGTGTTACTGTTCGCGATGTTGTGGGCGGCGTTGGAAAGCGTGTCCCCGAATGCAGTAAGACCTGAAATCGATGCACTGATTCCGGATATCATGAATACATTGTCGGACAAAATAGAGATAACTTAAGGAAAAAAACAAAAATATTTTAAGTTTTTTTCGTTCATGCCGATAAACGGGTATGGTCAATAGCATCGACACGGGTGCAAGGGTCTTCTACGCCCCGTCTCAAAGCCCCGGGACCGCGGGTGCAGTCACGGGTCCCGATGGCGCACCGGCAAACGGGGATGTAAATAACAAGGACTTTACGCCTCACGAGTGCAAGACCTGAAAGAGCCGCAAATATCAGGATCGGTCCGATGATCCTTCCGTCTCGTTTCAAACTGCCATGCACATCTCGCCGGATATGGCGGCCGCTGCCGTCGCAGGTCATGAAGCGGAGCATGTGGCGCACAACGCGGAACGGGCCGCCAGGAAAGGCATGGTTGCCCACTCCACGGTCTCAATCAACATGGCCCCATGCCCTGAATGAGGGCGCCTCTACGTGTCGGGCGGCACGACAACCACCACATACTCACCCAAAGAAACTACCAAGGGCACGGGCGCAGAGACAAACAAAGGAAATTATATCAATACGACTGTGTAGTGTGCATCATCAAAGGCCGTTCAACGTCATTTTGATTGTGTAATCCACAAAATCCATTTAGAATATAGGGAACGTTACGTTTCTGCACGGGAGCCATGAAAAAGGTCATCGTCATACCCGCCCGGTACGCATCGATAAGATTGCCGGGCAAACCCCTTCGGGAAATCAACGGAAAACCCCTGATTCAATGGGTGTACGACAGGGCCCGAGAATCGAAACTCAAAGATGCGATTCTCATCGCCACCGATGATCAAAGAATTCTTGAGGCAGCTCGTGGCTTTGGCGCCGATGCAGTCATGACGAGTCCTGAGTTGAGGAGTGGGACTGACAGGGTATATGAGGCCATGAAGGGTCGGGAGGGTCATATTGTGGTCAACCTTCAGGGGGACGAGCCCTTTATCCGTGCCGACATGGTGGACACGCTTTTTTCGGCCATAGAAAAAGAGAATCTCAACATGGCCACCCTCTGTTCTCCCCTCAGGGACGAAACCGAACATACCGACCCGAACACGGTCAAAGTGGTTCTCGATAAGGATGGGTTCGCACTCTATTTCTCACGCTCACCTATCCCCCACATCCGCGAAAAGAAAAGGGCGCCGGTCTACAAGCACATCGGCATCTACGGGTTTGAAAGGTCTTTCCTTGAACAGTTCGTGTCGCTCGGCAAGAGCCGCCTTGAAGAAACGGAATCGTTGGAACAGCTTCGCGTGCTCGAAAACGGTTACCGTATCAAGGTGCTCACAACGCAATATGAAGGTTTCGGCATCGACACCGAAGAAGACCTTGAGCGTGCCCGGATGAAGCTCGCCAGGACGCCTTGACGCTCGCTTCCAAGAGACCTCTATGAGAAAGCCGATAGTAGGTGTTATAGGCCCCGGTGAGAAAGCCCGTAAGGCTGACATCGAAGCTGCCGAAGAGTTGGGAAGACGTATCGCGGACTTAGGATGGGTAACGCTCTCGGGAGGCCGTAACTCTGGCGTGATGGAGGCCGCAAATCGGGGAGCAAAAGCCCGGGGAGGGACAACGGTCGGGGTGCTGCCCACGAGTAAGCGCGAGATGATCTCACCCTATGTGGATATCCCCATTATCACGGACATGGGTAATGCGCGTAATAATATTAATGTATTAACAAGCGACGTGATCATTGCCTGCGGCGTGGGGCCGGGGACCGTCTCTGAGATCGCCCTCGCGATCAAGGCCCGCAAAAAAGTAATCCTTGTTCTCGCATCGGCGTCTGCCCGGAAGTTCTTTGAAGAACTGGCTCATGGCCTGATTTCTTTCGCCGACTCGGCCGAGCACGCAATTTCACTTGCACGTAAGGTCATCGACAACACACTGCCATGAGAAAGATCAGGTCTTCCTGAGCGTCACCCGAAAGAGTCGCCGTGGCAGGCGGCTCTTCTCCGCGCGTTCCATCTTAATAATCTCGAAACCATGGGCCAGCTTCTCAACCTTCTCTCTGCTAAAGAAATGGACGATGAAGCCGCCTGTTTCGTATAGATCCTCTCCCCGGTGGATGCCCTGCCCGTAGTGCGGATCCTCCGTATTTCGGACAGTGTAGAGAAAGATGCCCCCCTTCTTTAAGACCCGGCGCACCTCGTTCACAAGAAACTCGAGCTCTCCCTCGGTAAGAGCCATACAGAGCACCTGATGGGCATAACATGCATCAAAAGATCCGTCCAGGAATGGAAGTCCATCTCTCAAATCATAACGCCTGGCCGCAATGCGGTCTGTCAGCGCGTGTTTGCCGGCGCTCTGGATGATCGCGTTCAAGGCGCTTTCCGCGTATTCAAGGACATCCACGGAAAAACCGTTGCAGGCAAAATATATCGTGTCGCGCCCCTGGCCTCCGCCAAGTTCGAGGAGTCTATCCACCCCCTGCCTCACAAAGATGTCGCGGGCAATCCTCGCGGTCTCGCTTTCGGTGCTTCCGAACATCTCGAGATAAGTGGAGAACCGCTCGTTCCAATGACCGCACTGCTTATCGAGGACGTCCTTTTTCATGAGTACGTGTAAGGTTTTCAGGATTCCGGATAAGATTCCGGACTCGAAGATATCCGTCTAATAATCGGGTTCTCCGGGTTTTGTAATAGTTCTATAAGCCTTGAGATCAAGCGCGTGGTCGGCGCCCGGCTCAATTGTTCCATCCCGGGAGTACCCGTAATTTGACCAGTATCCGAGTCCATCTTCTTTAACAAACTCAAGCCTCATAATCGTCTTGACGCTCTTATACCCGTACTTGGACGGCATCAAAAGTCTCAACGGCCCGCCGTAGATGTCGGGCAGGGGCGCATCATTCATCTCGTAGGCAAAGATGACGCGGGTCTTCAAGAGTTCTTCCAGCGAGATATGTTCGTAGTAGTCGTCGGCCGAGTAAAAATGGAGAAATCTGGCCTCCTTGTGTGGCCTCACTGCATCGAAGAGGGTCCGGGGAAGAACGCCTCCCCATTTAGCTTTGCCCGACCAGCCTTCCACGCACGTCATCCGCGAAACCTGAGTCACCCTGGGCAATTTCCTGAGCGCCGCGAGGTTAAGCTGAACGGGTTTCTCGCACAATCCGTCTATTTTCAAAACCCATTTGGCTTTATCGAGGGCCTTGAACGGCTTGATAAAACGGACATTCAGACCTTCCCTGTCTTCGCTGTCTAAAAGACGCTCCATCTCTTTGCCTTGTGAAGAGTGGGGCATGAGGAATGATACCACAAAAACGCTGACGAACCATATGAAATCCCGTCTGCTTACTGTCTTTATGTTGTCCATAACCCGCCTTATAGTATACACTATAATGATGGTCTTTGACTCACCGCAAGTTAAAGGCACAAAATAACCTCACGTGGGCAAGCGCGCCCTGGGGTAAAAAAGAACAGCCACCGCACGAGCGAGGACAGACTATGGAAAGAAGAGACTTTTTGAAACTTGCACTATCGTCATTTGTCGTAAGCCAGATACCCAAGAAATTGTTTGCCAAAGATCCATCCCTTGTAGCCGTATCCGAGGGACAGGACTATGCCGCTATCACACGTAAGGTGATTGCAGCCGTGGGCGGCATGCCGCTTTTTGTGAAAAAGGGAGACATGGTTGTGGTAAAACCGAACATGGGTTGGGATAGGAAACCCGAATTCGCAGCTACGACTCATCCCATCGTGGTCAAAACCATCGTGGAGGAATGTCTCAAGGCCGGCGCTCACAAGGTAAAGATATTCGACAATCCCTGCAACGATCCCCGCAGATGTTATGAGAATAGCGGCATCCTGGATGCCTTGAAAGGCATGAACGACGTGGAAGTCAAGCAGATGGACCGCGAACGGTATAAGAAGACGAAGCTCAATGGGGTCTTCCTCAAGGAATGGGACATCTATGACGAGGCCCTCTCGGCAAAGGTCTTCATCAATGTACCCATCGCCAAACACCACGACTTAACGCGGCTCACACTCGGCCTCAAGAACATGATGGGGATTCTCGCTGAGGACCGTGGCTACCTTCACAGGGGCATAGACCAGGCCCTCTCTGATGTGAGCAGTGTCGTGAAAAGCCACCTTACCATCGTGGATGCGACCCGAATTTTGCTACACCACGGCCCGCAGGGAGGTTCTCTGCGCGATGTGCGCGTCGCGAACACTGTCATCGCCTCCACGGACATCGTAGCAGCCGATGCATATGCCACAACGCTCTTCGATCTTAAGCCCGAAGACATCTCGACCACCGTCGCGGCCTACAAGAGAGGCCTGGGCGACATGAATCTCAGCAAAGTAAGAATAGTAAAGGTATAAGGTCTTCGGGAAGGTCTACTCTGCAACGTACGTTAAGGCCTTCTCCCCAGCTTCCGCACTCATTTTGGTTTTGATCTGATTGCGAATTATGTGATGAATTACACCCGGCCGTAGACCGTATGAAATCACTCCGGTCTACGGCCGGGATAACAGCTATTTCCAGATTCCGGCTCCGCAAAATACGTCCGTGCCTTTTATTCTCTCCACCCACACGGTCTTGGGTTGTACTTTTTTCGTGACGGGATTGACCCATGAATAATCCGTCCAGCCGCTGCCTTTCGTCTTCACGATCTCAATCATCTCCTCATTAAAGAGCTTTCCCTCGGGGTCCTTCAATTTAGCGTGGTTCTGTCCTACCAGACCGGGGTTCCCGCCATTTGCCAGCACAACCCCATTCAAATCGTTACAGAAAGCGTAGAGGTCACCTTTCACGAACTGTCCTTTGGGATTACTCACTTCTGCAAGGGCCTTATCCTTGCCGTTTGCCTTCCAGAACTCAGCCACCTTGCCAACGAGACCCTTGGCGTCATCCTGTGTAAAGGCTTGTGCGGCGTGGAGCGTGCTGAACGCCATGATTAATGCTAAGAGAATGAAACTTGCCAAACTTCTTTTCATTACAACCTCCTCTTTTAGTTTTAGTATGCACTACGCGCTGGACAGGTTCCCTGCTTTACTGGGGACTCTCCATATTAAGCGATCAACGTGTCCGCTCACTAGTGACAACACAATATTATCGGAGAGTCCAAGCTCTGCTTAAGTAACCCGTCTTTCGTAAGAGACTGAAGTGTTCGTAAGGCAAGCCGGTCCTTGGGTATGTTGCTGCACAGCTGGTTCAAGCCTGCGCGAACTCGCGTAACCGGAGTATCCGCATGCACCGACTTTAATCGTTGCCTGGCGTGAATTCCGCCGCGTGAGTTTATGTTCGAGGATTTGTAAAGGCGTATGGGATTTTGTACAATACATGGGCAGATTATGAAACTCACGAGCGCCCGCATCTCTCAGCTTCTCTTCCTCACCGTATTTTGCGGTCTCTTCATTTTCACTGACTACCGTGGTAAAGACGAGATTTCAGTGGCCGTAAACAGCTTCTTCCGGGCTGACCCGCTCGTTGCATTGAGCTATCTTATCGCAACAAAGTCCTTCACGTACTTACTCATACCGGGCGCCTTGATGTTTCTTTTTTCTATAGCGCTCGGCAGGTTCTTCTGTGGATGGGTCTGTCCTTTGGGTGCCATCATTGACCTTGTGACACATCTGATAAAGAAAACCGTGCCCCTCAAGTTTCTCAAGACTTCCTTGAAGTACTACCTGCTCGTCACCCTGCTTTTTACTGCCCTCTTTAACATCAACCTTTCGGGTATTCTCGACCCCATGGCAATCCTTGTTAGGGCACTCACCTTCTTTCTCTACCCTCTTTTTGGATATACCGTGCGGAGCGGCTGGGTGGGCCTGTACGCACTTTTGGGCGACAGACGCGACAGCATCGAGCCGTTCTACAATTTTCTTAAGGCTTACATTCTTCCCTTCAGGGAAACCTTTTATCCTCTGGCCCTTGTCTCATTTCTCCTCTTCCTTTTCGTCCTGTTCCTTGAACGTTTTGAAGAACGGAACTGGTGTAAGAACCTCTGTCCGCTGGGTGCACTTCTCGGAATCCTCACTCGCTTTTCCCCGGCGCGACGCGTACCCGGCAGGCTCTGCGCGGATTGCGGAGAATGCAAGAATATCTGTCCCACGGGCTTTGACAGAGAAGTCCTGCAAAAGAGCGACTGTATTCTCTGTATGGAGTGCCAGTTGAAGTGTAATTTGAGACGGGTCCGATTCAAATTCGGACGGATAAGACACGAAGGCGGCGCTCAAAAGAATGAAAAGCTACCGGTCCTCGAACGCAGGGTCTTCATCGGCGGACTTCTCTCAGGATTTTTTCTCTCCCGCATATTTGCCTTCCAGTCCGCCACCCAGTCAGAAAGACTGTTAAGACCTCCGGGCGTTCTTAACGAAGGTGATTTTCAAAAAAGATGCGTGCGTTGCGGTGAGTGCATGAAGGTGTGCTTAAGAAGCGCGCTTTATCCCGATTACTTCAGGGCAGGGTTATACGGGCTCTTTATGCCCGTCATGGTCCCGCGTCTCGGATACTGCGAGTATAACTGCAATCTCTGCGGCCAGGTGTGCCCTACCGGGGCCATACCTAACCTTCCCCCGGACAGAAAGAAAAAGAGCGTCGTCGGCCTCGCCGTGATCGACAAGAACCATTGTCTTCCGTACGCGAAGAAGATGAACTGCATTGTCTGCGAAGAACATTGTCCGATACCGGAAAAGGCAATCAGGACTGAAGTGGTACAGGACAGGGATTACCAGGGCAATAAGATCGATCTGAAGAGGCCCTACATCGTAGACGAGCTCTGCATCGGCTGCGGTATCTGCGAGAACAAATGCCCGCTCGAAGGAAAGCCGGCTATCGAGGTCTTCGCAAAAAAGAACAGGTCGTAGTCGCCCGGATCACTGCCTTGCCAGCGCGCTGTTCCACCGGTCAAACTCGTCTTTATAATCGCTCACAAGCTGGGAATCGTCTCCGTCGATGGCGATGGAGGTGATTTCGTCTCCCACCGCAATGCTGTCGACAACCTTCTGATCGCCTGCGTCGATCACCTCGCCGAAAACGGTATGCTTCATGTCGAGCCACGGGGTCGGAACATGGGTGATGAAGAATTGGGATCCGTTTGTGTTGGGTCCCGCATTCGCCATGGAGAGCACGCCCTGCTTGTCATGCCTTAACTCCGGCGAGAACTCGTCCTTGAACTTATATCCGGGACCTCCGGTGCCTGTGCCCAAGGGACAGCCACCCTGGATCATGAAATCTGAGATGACCCTGTGGAAGGTAAGACCGTTATAAAAACCCCTCTTGGACAGATTGACAAAATTGAGCACCGTCAGCGGCGCTTTGTCAGGGAAAAGTTTGAGCCTGATAGTCCCCTTGTTAGTGGTAATTGTTGCGGTAAGTTGCGGGAATGACATGGTTCCACCTTTCGCTTAAGTTATTTCAGTGGCCTCCCGGGTTCAATGAGGGCGGCGCCGTCAAGAGCATAATGATTCCTGGCCGTGATGTCAACCATATACACGAGCTCAACGCGTAACGGCCTTGCGAAAAGCGCCAAAAGGTTTATAATATTGTATATAAATTTAGACGTATCGAGGTCGGTATGAATCAAGCAAAGACATTTATCCTTATGATTGCCCTGACGGTGATTCTTGTCGGGCTCGGAAGCCTGATCGGCGGAAGGTCCGGTGGTACCCTTATGTTCTTTATTGCCATTGTCATGAATTTCGTGAGCTACTGGTTTTGCGACAAGATAGTCCTCAAGATGTACGGTGCGCAACCCGTTTCGGAGACCGAGGCGCCTGAGCTCTATGCTACTCTCGCCTCGCTCGCCCAGAAGGCATCAATACCCATGCCCAAAGTTTACGTGATCAACGATGAGAGTCCGAATGCCTTCGCCACCGGAAGAGACCCGGAACACGGCGTTGTGGCGGTTACAAGGGGCATCACGCGTATCCTCAATCGCGAGGAGCTTGAAGGGGTCCTTGCGCATGAGCTTTC containing:
- a CDS encoding molybdopterin-dependent oxidoreductase — translated: MDNIKTVSRRDFIWFVSVFVVSFLMPHSSQGKEMERLLDSEDREGLNVRFIKPFKALDKAKWVLKIDGLCEKPVQLNLAALRKLPRVTQVSRMTCVEGWSGKAKWGGVLPRTLFDAVRPHKEARFLHFYSADDYYEHISLEELLKTRVIFAYEMNDAPLPDIYGGPLRLLMPSKYGYKSVKTIMRLEFVKEDGLGYWSNYGYSRDGTIEPGADHALDLKAYRTITKPGEPDY
- a CDS encoding DUF362 domain-containing protein — protein: MERRDFLKLALSSFVVSQIPKKLFAKDPSLVAVSEGQDYAAITRKVIAAVGGMPLFVKKGDMVVVKPNMGWDRKPEFAATTHPIVVKTIVEECLKAGAHKVKIFDNPCNDPRRCYENSGILDALKGMNDVEVKQMDRERYKKTKLNGVFLKEWDIYDEALSAKVFINVPIAKHHDLTRLTLGLKNMMGILAEDRGYLHRGIDQALSDVSSVVKSHLTIVDATRILLHHGPQGGSLRDVRVANTVIASTDIVAADAYATTLFDLKPEDISTTVAAYKRGLGDMNLSKVRIVKV
- a CDS encoding cache domain-containing protein, whose product is MKRSLASFILLALIMAFSTLHAAQAFTQDDAKGLVGKVAEFWKANGKDKALAEVSNPKGQFVKGDLYAFCNDLNGVVLANGGNPGLVGQNHAKLKDPEGKLFNEEMIEIVKTKGSGWTDYSWVNPVTKKVQPKTVWVERIKGTDVFCGAGIWK
- a CDS encoding 4Fe-4S binding protein, whose translation is MKLTSARISQLLFLTVFCGLFIFTDYRGKDEISVAVNSFFRADPLVALSYLIATKSFTYLLIPGALMFLFSIALGRFFCGWVCPLGAIIDLVTHLIKKTVPLKFLKTSLKYYLLVTLLFTALFNINLSGILDPMAILVRALTFFLYPLFGYTVRSGWVGLYALLGDRRDSIEPFYNFLKAYILPFRETFYPLALVSFLLFLFVLFLERFEERNWCKNLCPLGALLGILTRFSPARRVPGRLCADCGECKNICPTGFDREVLQKSDCILCMECQLKCNLRRVRFKFGRIRHEGGAQKNEKLPVLERRVFIGGLLSGFFLSRIFAFQSATQSERLLRPPGVLNEGDFQKRCVRCGECMKVCLRSALYPDYFRAGLYGLFMPVMVPRLGYCEYNCNLCGQVCPTGAIPNLPPDRKKKSVVGLAVIDKNHCLPYAKKMNCIVCEEHCPIPEKAIRTEVVQDRDYQGNKIDLKRPYIVDELCIGCGICENKCPLEGKPAIEVFAKKNRS
- a CDS encoding peptidylprolyl isomerase; its protein translation is MSFPQLTATITTNKGTIRLKLFPDKAPLTVLNFVNLSKRGFYNGLTFHRVISDFMIQGGCPLGTGTGGPGYKFKDEFSPELRHDKQGVLSMANAGPNTNGSQFFITHVPTPWLDMKHTVFGEVIDAGDQKVVDSIAVGDEITSIAIDGDDSQLVSDYKDEFDRWNSALARQ